Proteins found in one Neodiprion lecontei isolate iyNeoLeco1 chromosome 6, iyNeoLeco1.1, whole genome shotgun sequence genomic segment:
- the LOC107220009 gene encoding teneurin-2, whose amino-acid sequence MALGKSSPTLIVFCIIFAAKTSDANLWDECWSNWMCNSWQLECVNFQCACISPYVPSMDNAKCVIGIDGVCERYQDECYDPNAHCNQTNSWIGTGSWCACKEGFTQDPETRLCAKNIGEECEADGTSCIEGSCVDGTCQCPAGLSPSQFGDSCGVAVGGTCTDDHPTCADPYAECQGSGSLCECKEGHQAVVREEDGMTVCRTALGGACQNAAECAAFNTSCELLRQGISACTCIVSYVPSEDRSACLPVVNHWASACQEDLQCTAMFGRYSTCSNNICDCQIGYIYSAADFGCVAIHGVAPRSNSESVKLLATTLLPYLPTEAKIAVHEILDEL is encoded by the exons ATGGCGTTGGGAAAAAGCTCGCCGACTCTGATAGTCTTCTGCATAATATTCGCGGCGAAAACCAGCGACGCTAATTTGTGGGACGAGTGCTGGTCCAACTGGATGTGCAACAGCTGGCAGCTGGAATGCGTGAATTTTCAGTGCGCTTGTATAAGTCCCTACGTGCCTTCGATGGACAATGCAAAATGCGTAATCG GAATTGACGGAGTCTGCGAAAGATATCAAGACGAGTGTTACGATCCTAACGCCCATTGTAACCAGACGAATAGCTGGATCGGTACCGGAAGTTGGTGCGCGTGCAAGGAAGGCTTCACTCAGGATCCGGAAACTCGGTTGTGCGCGAAAA ACATTGGCGAAGAATGCGAGGCTGACGGTACTTCCTGCATCGAAGGAAGCTGCGTCGACGGAACCTGCCAATGTCCAGCGGGTCTTTCGCCGAGCCAATTTGGTGACAGTTGTGGAGTCG CTGTCGGCGGTACTTGCACCGATGATCATCCGACCTGTGCCGATCCTTACGCGGAATGCCAAGGCTCTGGTAGTCTCTGCGAGTGCAAAGAAGGACATCAGGCGGTGGTGAGGGAAGAGGATGGAATGACCGTATGCAGAACAG cgcTGGGCGGCGCCTGCCAAAACGCGGCTGAATGCGCCGCTTTTAACACGTCCTGCGAGCTTTTGCGACAAGGGATTTCAGCTTGCACTTGCATCGTGAGCTACGTGCCTTCCGAAGATCGGTCCGCTTGTTTACCAG TCGTAAATCACTGGGCGAGTGCGTGTCAGGAAGATTTGCAATGTACAGCGATGTTTGGAAGATACAGCACCTGCTCCAACAACATCTGCGACTGTCAAATCGGATACATTTATTCCGCTGCAGATTTTGGATGCGTTGCCATAC ACGGAGTTGCGCCCAGATCTAATTCGGAATCGGTTAAACTACTCGCGACGACTCTGCTGCCTTACTTACCGACAGAAGCGAAGATAGCTGTGCACGAAATTCTAGatgaattgtga
- the LOC107220018 gene encoding prion-like-(Q/N-rich) domain-bearing protein 25 isoform X2, with product MKYLVWTAAFVLLLDLSISLAGLIGHVCNLDKECSVSDINALCNTTNKQCACKSGFFASENNDKCLAGIGYGESGCVESVQCRALTSNTTCLEGVCKCRENYHFESKACWVNKDIGASCTATEECLNVAQAVCDHQHICSCPSDKVIHPNGTECLSKASKIEDQCVESIQCDHLGGVCLNGRCQCPEHHHHSSATNECQMTKKVNDACETDHDCSQTHHDDGKLDLKCIDKVCACVQGLHYDNDKGICVDERKSAANRLMSLGIFATSLMYFGLLAAIL from the exons ATGAAGTACCTCGTCTGGACCGCCGcgttcgtcctcctcctcgaccTCTCAATTTCGCTAG cCGGATTGATAGGCCACGTGTGTAATTTGGACAAGGAATGCAGCGTGTCGGACATTAACGCCCTTTGCAACACGACGAATAAGCAGTGTGCTTGCAAGTCGGGATTTTTCGCTTCGGAAAATAACGACAAATGTCTAGCCG GAATCGGTTACGGCGAATCTGGATGCGTGGAGTCCGTACAGTGCCGGGCTTTGACTTCAAACACAACGTGCCTCGAAGGAGTTTGCAAATGCCGTGAAAACTACCACTTCGAATCCAAAGCATGCTGGGTGAATAAAG ATATCGGCGCATCTTGCACAGCCACAGAGGAGTGTCTTAACGTAGCTCAGGCCGTGTGCGATCATCAGCACATCTGCAGCTGCCCGTCGGACAAGGTTATTCATCCGAATGGTACCGAATGCCTTTCCAAGGCATCGAAGATCGAGGATCAATGCGTGGAATCCATCCAGTGTGATCACCTCGGGGGCGTCTGTTTGAACGGACGTTGCCAGTGTCCTGAGCACCACCATCACTCGTCGGCGACGAACGAGTGCCAAATGACCAAAA AGGTCAACGATGCCTGCGAGACCGATCACGATTGCTCCCAGACCCATCACGATGATGGCAAACTTGATCTTAAGTGCATAGACAAGGTCTGCGCCTGTGTTCAGGGCTTGCACTATGATAACGACAAGGGCATATGTGTCGACGAACGAAAATCGGCGGCTAATCGAT TGATGAGCCTCGGAATCTTCGCAACGTCCTTGATGTACTTTGGTCTTCTCGCTgcaatattgtga
- the LOC107220018 gene encoding prion-like-(Q/N-rich) domain-bearing protein 25 isoform X1: MKYLVWTAAFVLLLDLSISLDFVDIPCKDNNGCKNMIEPPSTARCDDGHCKCLTTNGVQVNCTAGMINGSTEAGQRNGQAGLIGHVCNLDKECSVSDINALCNTTNKQCACKSGFFASENNDKCLAGIGYGESGCVESVQCRALTSNTTCLEGVCKCRENYHFESKACWVNKDIGASCTATEECLNVAQAVCDHQHICSCPSDKVIHPNGTECLSKASKIEDQCVESIQCDHLGGVCLNGRCQCPEHHHHSSATNECQMTKKVNDACETDHDCSQTHHDDGKLDLKCIDKVCACVQGLHYDNDKGICVDERKSAANRLMSLGIFATSLMYFGLLAAIL, translated from the exons ATGAAGTACCTCGTCTGGACCGCCGcgttcgtcctcctcctcgaccTCTCAATTTCGCTAG ACTTCGTCGACATTCCCTGCAAGGACAACAATGGCTGTAAAAATATGATCGAACCGCCTAGCACAGCTAGATGCGACGACGGTCATTGCAAGTGTTTAACGACTAACGGGGTGCAGGTTAATTGTACCGCTGGAATGATAAACGGCAGCACGGAAGCCGGTCAGAGAAATGGTCAGG cCGGATTGATAGGCCACGTGTGTAATTTGGACAAGGAATGCAGCGTGTCGGACATTAACGCCCTTTGCAACACGACGAATAAGCAGTGTGCTTGCAAGTCGGGATTTTTCGCTTCGGAAAATAACGACAAATGTCTAGCCG GAATCGGTTACGGCGAATCTGGATGCGTGGAGTCCGTACAGTGCCGGGCTTTGACTTCAAACACAACGTGCCTCGAAGGAGTTTGCAAATGCCGTGAAAACTACCACTTCGAATCCAAAGCATGCTGGGTGAATAAAG ATATCGGCGCATCTTGCACAGCCACAGAGGAGTGTCTTAACGTAGCTCAGGCCGTGTGCGATCATCAGCACATCTGCAGCTGCCCGTCGGACAAGGTTATTCATCCGAATGGTACCGAATGCCTTTCCAAGGCATCGAAGATCGAGGATCAATGCGTGGAATCCATCCAGTGTGATCACCTCGGGGGCGTCTGTTTGAACGGACGTTGCCAGTGTCCTGAGCACCACCATCACTCGTCGGCGACGAACGAGTGCCAAATGACCAAAA AGGTCAACGATGCCTGCGAGACCGATCACGATTGCTCCCAGACCCATCACGATGATGGCAAACTTGATCTTAAGTGCATAGACAAGGTCTGCGCCTGTGTTCAGGGCTTGCACTATGATAACGACAAGGGCATATGTGTCGACGAACGAAAATCGGCGGCTAATCGAT TGATGAGCCTCGGAATCTTCGCAACGTCCTTGATGTACTTTGGTCTTCTCGCTgcaatattgtga
- the LOC107220019 gene encoding prion-like-(Q/N-rich) domain-bearing protein 25 isoform X2, with the protein MKRTICDRSSQTLNYYRVTGVGEYGTAKFGESCEQDYHCIQNAFCLAQSTCRCEPRYLPIPDFSACIPTIGLHCSSNVNCTGMSNAECKQNVCACKEAFTVDISNSSNCLPRPVAENDRCQRNDDCTDSLQRALCINGLCQCLTSHHFTLTTGTCVKSSGVLDTCEADYQCFSPDKADPDLLECRERLCKCRPGKSSKYCNGAPSNSATMLAVVFFFFTKYLT; encoded by the exons ATGAAAAGGACGATATGCGATCGATCTTCGCAAACTTTAAACTATTACCGAGTGACGGGCGTAG GCGAATACGGCACTGCGAAATTTGGGGAAAGCTGCGAGCAGGATTATCATTGCATCCAAAACGCTTTTTGCCTAGCCCAAAGCACCTGCCGATGCGAACCGCGTTATCTGCCCATTCCAGACTTCAGCGCCTGCATTCCAA CCATCGGTCTCCATTGCAGTAGCAATGTAAACTGCACGGGCATGTCTAATGCGGAATGCAAACAAAATGTTTGCGCTTGCAAGGAAGCCTTCACGGTTGATATATCGAACTCCTCAAATTGCCTTCCAA GGCCCGTAGCGGAAAATGATCGTTGCCAAAGGAATGACGATTGCACCGATTCTCTGCAGCGTGCTTTGTGCATAAATGGTCTTTGCCAATGCTTGACTAGCCACCATTTCACCTTGACGACCGGAACATGCGTCAAATCTTCAG GCGTGTTGGACACCTGCGAGGCGGATTATCAGTGCTTTTCGCCTGATAAAGCTGATCCAGATTTGCTCGAGTGCAGAGAAAGACTTTGCAAATGCAGGCCTGGGAAATCATCGAAATATTGCA ACGGAGCCCCGAGCAATTCTGCAACAATGCTGGCGgtcgtgttttttttctttacaaaatATCTGACGTAA
- the LOC107220019 gene encoding prion-like-(Q/N-rich) domain-bearing protein 25 isoform X1, with product MPSFLPYFAFLFVVFVGFSQPTFGQGEYGTAKFGESCEQDYHCIQNAFCLAQSTCRCEPRYLPIPDFSACIPTIGLHCSSNVNCTGMSNAECKQNVCACKEAFTVDISNSSNCLPRPVAENDRCQRNDDCTDSLQRALCINGLCQCLTSHHFTLTTGTCVKSSGVLDTCEADYQCFSPDKADPDLLECRERLCKCRPGKSSKYCNGAPSNSATMLAVVFFFFTKYLT from the exons ATGCCATCGTTTTTGCCATATTTCGCGTTCCTCTTCGTCGTTTTCGTTGGTTTTAGTCAGCCGACTTTCGGGCAAG GCGAATACGGCACTGCGAAATTTGGGGAAAGCTGCGAGCAGGATTATCATTGCATCCAAAACGCTTTTTGCCTAGCCCAAAGCACCTGCCGATGCGAACCGCGTTATCTGCCCATTCCAGACTTCAGCGCCTGCATTCCAA CCATCGGTCTCCATTGCAGTAGCAATGTAAACTGCACGGGCATGTCTAATGCGGAATGCAAACAAAATGTTTGCGCTTGCAAGGAAGCCTTCACGGTTGATATATCGAACTCCTCAAATTGCCTTCCAA GGCCCGTAGCGGAAAATGATCGTTGCCAAAGGAATGACGATTGCACCGATTCTCTGCAGCGTGCTTTGTGCATAAATGGTCTTTGCCAATGCTTGACTAGCCACCATTTCACCTTGACGACCGGAACATGCGTCAAATCTTCAG GCGTGTTGGACACCTGCGAGGCGGATTATCAGTGCTTTTCGCCTGATAAAGCTGATCCAGATTTGCTCGAGTGCAGAGAAAGACTTTGCAAATGCAGGCCTGGGAAATCATCGAAATATTGCA ACGGAGCCCCGAGCAATTCTGCAACAATGCTGGCGgtcgtgttttttttctttacaaaatATCTGACGTAA
- the LOC107220027 gene encoding solute carrier family 25 member 44 — protein MSAVEAPQFIRTIEWDMMDKKKFFPLSMLSSFSVRCCLYPLTVIKTRLQIQRKNHMYSGMIDAYKKIYKMEGFGGLYRGFWISSVQIVSGVFYVSTYEGVRHLLRQDPFTAQLDSRIKALIGGGAASVVGQTIVVPFDVLSQHLMVLGVSTKHGKLVVDKMGMNPLGLTLDPGRSRAFIAAEIVRLIYQRDGPKGFYRGYVASLCAYVPNSALWWGLYTFYQDEMVRVLPDWVSHLLIQAVAGTMGGFTTTVITNPLDIVRARLQVQRLDSMCNAFKVLWVEEGLQMFTKGLSARLVQSACFSFSIILGYETIKRVSINDEYKSFVRW, from the exons ATGTCAGCGGTGGAGGCACCACAGTTCATTCGCACCATAGAGTGGGACATGATGGACAAGAAGAAATTCTTCCCTCTCAGTATGCTGTCGTCGTTCTCGGTTCGATGCTGCCTTTACCCACTGACAGTGATAAAAACACGGTTGCAAATCCAAAGAAAAAACCATATGTACTCAG gcATGATAGATGCGTACAAAAAGATCTACAAAATGGAAGGGTTCGGAGGACTGTACCGAGGCTTCTGGATAAGTTCTGTCCAAATAGTGTCAGGGGTATTTTACGTCTCGACATACGAAGGCGTACGACATCTTCTGAGACAAGACCCGTTCACTGCGCAACTAGATTCACGGATAAAGGCTCTGATTGGCGGAGGCGCCGCAAGCGTAGTTGGTCAAACGATAGTTGTGCCATTTGATGTCCTCAGTCAGCATTTGATGGTCCTTGGCGTTAGTACGAAGCATGGAAAACTTGTTGTAGATAAA ATGGGAATGAACCCCTTAGGACTGACTTTGGATCCTGGAAGGTCGAGAGCATTCATCGCTGCGGAAATAGTCAGATTAATTTATCAGCGTGACGGTCCGAAGGGATTTTATCGGGGCTACGTCGCTTCACTGTGCGCTTATGTCCCAAACAGTGCGCTTTGGTGGGGATTGTACACGTTCTATCAAG atgaaatggtACGAGTTCTGCCTGATTGGGTTTCACATTTGTTGATCCAAGCAGTTGCCGGAACGATGGGCGGGTTCACGACGACGGTGATAACGAATCCGTTGGACATAGTGCGTGCACGACTGCAAGTTCAAAGGCTAGATTCAATGTGTAATGCGTTTAAAGTGCTCTGGGTAGAAGAGGGTCTCCAGATGTTCACCAAAGGACTTTCCGCCCGTCTAGTGCAATCGGCTTGCTTCAGTTTTTCCATCATATTGGGATACGAGACCATCAAACGGGTCAGCATCAACGACGAGTACAAGAGCTTCGTTAGGTGGTGA